Proteins encoded within one genomic window of Pristiophorus japonicus isolate sPriJap1 chromosome 11, sPriJap1.hap1, whole genome shotgun sequence:
- the LOC139275897 gene encoding mth938 domain-containing protein-like produces the protein MASPAITSLKWGEMKVEGSDTVYKDCKVWPGGNRAWDWKETGTHHKPGLQPADVNEIVNKGIQTLVIGRGMDEALQVPEETLALIRSKGVNAVVLQTEQAVQQYNNLVKEGVAVGGIFHSTC, from the exons ATGGCTTCACCCGCTATTACATCACTAAAGTGGGGAGAAATGAAGGTCGAGGGCAGCGATACTGTGTACAAGGATTGTAAGGTCTGGCCAGGAGGAAATCGAGCCTGGGACTGGAAAGAGACGGGAACCCAT CATAAACCTGGACTTCAGCCAGCTGATGTTAATGAGATTGTGAACAAAGGTATTCAGACTCTGGTAATTGGAAGGGGGATGGATGAAGCATTGCAA GTGCCTGAAGAGACACTGGCTTTAATCAGAAGTAAGGGTGTTAATGCTGTGGTTCTACAAACAGAGCAAGCTGTGCAGCAGTATAACAACCTGGTGAAAGAGGGAGTTGCCGTCGGAGGAATCTTTCATTCAACCTGCTGA